Proteins encoded in a region of the Saccharothrix ecbatanensis genome:
- a CDS encoding prolyl oligopeptidase family serine peptidase, with protein sequence MLPAHKSAVLILAVASALLPLPATAEPAGPTTTDVTFASGDHTLHGTVIAPPDANGPAVVIVAGAGSTHRDDYRREAEAFARAGITALIYDKAPGYSRATSTFGDLADDALAGVRLLRTRPGVDPSLVGLWGHSQGGWVVPLAASRSNDVAFVVTVAASGMDAARTQLWSNHAHLAHAGVNTRLIGPLGHNVSRMLDAAGLFGDTAYDPATTLTGVDQPLLGVFAQHDRSTAPGESLTTFRQSLDQGGNTHYTLRVVPNADHNMRRSTNGFDDGTADFAPGYVDLMTSWINDLAAGPPHASADAPPDQPVHSEPVTPLAWHESPWLHTIGVILMLLAFLAYPVAAAVRRLRGRRSPTPVRWLARCLAVGGIATVLGALTYLFSIVQSGATDVRSSVLGRPLPWLLLQLTAVGVLVATALVIAGWRRQRPTPRLAVLTAGGVVFLPWAAYWGLLTV encoded by the coding sequence GTGCTGCCCGCACACAAATCGGCCGTTCTCATCCTGGCCGTCGCCAGCGCGCTGCTACCGCTGCCCGCCACCGCCGAACCCGCCGGCCCGACCACCACCGACGTCACCTTCGCCAGCGGCGACCACACCCTGCACGGCACGGTCATAGCCCCACCCGACGCCAACGGCCCAGCCGTGGTCATCGTCGCCGGCGCCGGATCCACCCACCGCGACGACTACCGGCGTGAGGCCGAGGCATTCGCCCGAGCCGGGATCACCGCGCTGATCTACGACAAGGCCCCCGGCTACTCAAGGGCGACAAGCACGTTCGGCGACCTCGCAGACGACGCGCTGGCCGGAGTCCGCCTACTGCGAACCCGACCGGGAGTCGACCCGTCCCTGGTGGGGTTGTGGGGCCACAGCCAGGGCGGCTGGGTCGTGCCGCTGGCCGCGTCGCGCTCGAACGACGTCGCCTTCGTGGTCACGGTCGCAGCAAGCGGAATGGACGCCGCCCGCACCCAACTGTGGAGCAACCACGCACACCTGGCGCACGCGGGCGTCAACACCCGACTGATCGGCCCGCTCGGACATAACGTCAGCCGCATGCTGGACGCCGCCGGCTTGTTCGGCGACACGGCCTATGACCCCGCAACGACCCTGACGGGAGTGGACCAGCCACTGCTCGGCGTGTTCGCCCAGCACGACCGCTCGACCGCGCCGGGGGAGAGCCTGACGACCTTCCGTCAATCCCTCGACCAAGGCGGCAACACGCACTACACGCTGCGGGTCGTCCCGAACGCGGACCACAACATGCGCCGCAGCACGAACGGCTTCGACGACGGCACGGCGGACTTCGCGCCCGGCTACGTCGACCTCATGACGTCGTGGATCAACGACCTCGCCGCCGGTCCGCCGCACGCCTCCGCCGACGCGCCACCGGACCAACCCGTCCACAGCGAGCCCGTCACACCGCTCGCCTGGCACGAATCCCCGTGGCTGCACACGATCGGGGTAATCCTGATGCTGCTGGCATTCCTGGCCTACCCGGTAGCAGCAGCAGTGCGACGGTTGCGTGGCCGCCGCAGCCCGACACCGGTGCGCTGGCTGGCCCGCTGCCTGGCGGTGGGCGGAATCGCGACCGTGCTCGGCGCGCTGACCTACCTGTTCTCCATCGTCCAAAGTGGAGCGACGGACGTGCGGTCGAGCGTGCTGGGCAGGCCGCTTCCGTGGCTGCTGCTCCAGCTCACCGCCGTGGGCGTGCTGGTTGCGACAGCACTCGTCATCGCCGGGTGGCGCAGGCAGCGGCCAACTCCGCGCCTGGCCGTGCTGACCGCCGGTGGGGTCGTTTTCCTGCCGTGGGCGGCGTACTGGGGCCTGCTCACGGTCTGA
- a CDS encoding winged helix-turn-helix domain-containing protein, with amino-acid sequence MSEPVRADLGLAKAMANPLRQRMLRELELLGEATSTVLAERLGVTTGGTSYNLRILAKHGLVEEVPERARGRERWWRHVRRDVRFDRRGEQDPEMRSTIDDLQRLWLAEDLEMFARFDAVRHELGVWSDAVPFSRGSIQVTPGELAAFFEDYLTLLKKYQRPANRIPDGARTVQTRFVAFPDPDPDTDPGTTTDPEDDTTHTA; translated from the coding sequence ATGTCGGAACCAGTCAGGGCCGATCTCGGGCTCGCCAAGGCGATGGCGAACCCGTTGCGGCAACGCATGCTCCGGGAGTTGGAACTCCTCGGCGAGGCGACGTCGACCGTGCTCGCCGAACGGCTCGGCGTGACCACCGGCGGCACCAGCTACAACCTCCGGATCCTCGCCAAACACGGCTTGGTCGAAGAGGTTCCCGAGCGCGCACGCGGACGTGAGCGCTGGTGGCGGCACGTCCGCCGGGACGTGCGGTTCGACCGGCGCGGCGAGCAGGACCCGGAGATGCGGTCCACGATCGACGACCTCCAACGACTCTGGCTCGCCGAAGACCTGGAGATGTTCGCCCGGTTCGACGCGGTGCGCCACGAACTCGGCGTGTGGTCGGACGCCGTGCCCTTCTCGCGCGGCTCCATCCAGGTCACGCCCGGCGAACTGGCCGCGTTCTTCGAGGACTACCTGACGCTGCTGAAGAAGTACCAGCGGCCTGCCAACCGGATTCCGGACGGCGCGCGGACCGTGCAGACGCGGTTCGTGGCCTTCCCCGACCCCGACCCTGACACCGACCCCGGGACCACCACCGATCCGGAGGACGACACCACGCACACCGCATAG
- a CDS encoding LysE family transporter, producing MDALGLGLTLGLAASISPGPLLVLVVTSALRSGRMAGVLTACAPLLSDAVVVLVTLLLLDRLPGRALGVLGVVGAVFVVWSGVQTVREARSASLGTATARPADEFAAETATQNAAETAVADDPVSGGTTRPADENAARVDAAGRDAAVSGVAGGDAAGGRALQGSPPRGPLNSILPTGSDNSGALKRAVVVNLLSPHPWIAWATALGPLIITTWRESAGAGAALLIGFYATLVGGKIVIALLVARGRSRLGDTGYRRALACAGGLLVLVGIVMGVEFTGDLRTG from the coding sequence GTGGACGCACTGGGGTTGGGACTGACCCTCGGCTTGGCCGCGAGCATCAGCCCCGGCCCGCTGTTGGTGCTGGTGGTGACGTCGGCTTTGCGCTCGGGCCGGATGGCCGGTGTGCTGACCGCCTGCGCGCCGCTGTTGTCGGACGCGGTCGTGGTGCTGGTGACGCTGCTCCTGCTGGACCGGCTGCCGGGGCGGGCGCTGGGCGTGCTCGGGGTGGTGGGCGCGGTGTTCGTGGTGTGGAGCGGCGTGCAGACGGTCCGGGAGGCACGATCGGCCTCACTAGGCACCGCCACCGCGCGCCCGGCAGACGAATTCGCCGCCGAAACCGCCACTCAGAACGCCGCTGAAACCGCCGTTGCCGACGATCCGGTCAGTGGCGGTACCACGCGCCCGGCTGACGAGAACGCTGCCCGCGTAGACGCGGCTGGGCGAGATGCGGCCGTGAGCGGCGTCGCTGGGGGAGATGCGGCCGGAGGCCGGGCTTTGCAGGGGTCGCCGCCAAGGGGACCCCTGAATTCGATTCTACCGACGGGGTCTGACAATTCCGGTGCCCTGAAGCGGGCGGTGGTGGTCAATCTGCTTAGTCCGCATCCGTGGATCGCTTGGGCGACGGCGTTGGGGCCGCTGATCATCACCACTTGGCGCGAGTCGGCCGGCGCGGGCGCGGCGCTGCTGATCGGGTTCTACGCGACCCTGGTCGGCGGCAAGATCGTGATCGCACTGCTCGTCGCACGCGGGCGCAGTCGGCTGGGGGACACCGGCTACCGGCGCGCGCTCGCCTGCGCGGGAGGGCTGCTCGTACTCGTCGGCATCGTGATGGGCGTCGAGTTCACGGGCGACCTGCGAACGGGCTGA
- a CDS encoding (2Fe-2S)-binding protein: MSEFARVLTTLRQIRGLSPFFVLDVGRPTDGDRPDSDRPDSGWHDGEDLLHGPALPDALDRIATRYRTTERRVAASLFFLSYTARLLSPVVAARAIDGVAPDVRPTNLWWRYRPDGLQVRLKDPLAGVGVAESMEPVVEAVHGITPVARGLLWGNAASSMAGALRMISRSDITADCVALGEELFADPPLKGTGEFIPFPGEVVFRRRSCCLYYRLDGGGTCGDCPLPPR; this comes from the coding sequence GTGTCCGAGTTCGCCCGAGTCCTGACCACCCTGCGGCAGATCCGCGGCCTGAGCCCGTTCTTCGTCCTGGACGTCGGTCGGCCCACCGACGGCGACCGGCCCGACAGCGACCGGCCCGACAGCGGCTGGCACGACGGCGAAGACCTGCTGCACGGTCCCGCCCTGCCCGACGCGCTCGACCGGATCGCCACCCGGTACCGCACAACCGAACGGCGGGTCGCCGCGTCGCTGTTCTTCCTCAGCTACACCGCGCGGCTGCTCAGCCCGGTAGTTGCCGCCCGCGCGATCGACGGGGTCGCGCCGGACGTCCGACCTACCAACCTGTGGTGGCGCTACCGACCTGACGGCCTCCAAGTCCGGCTCAAGGACCCGCTCGCGGGCGTCGGCGTCGCCGAGTCGATGGAGCCGGTGGTCGAAGCGGTGCACGGGATCACGCCGGTGGCGCGCGGCCTGCTGTGGGGCAACGCGGCGTCGTCCATGGCGGGCGCGCTGCGCATGATCAGCCGCAGCGACATCACGGCGGACTGCGTTGCGCTCGGCGAGGAGTTGTTCGCCGATCCTCCGTTGAAGGGCACTGGCGAGTTCATCCCGTTCCCCGGCGAGGTCGTGTTCCGGCGACGCAGCTGCTGCCTGTACTACCGCCTCGACGGCGGCGGGACGTGCGGCGATTGCCCGCTGCCGCCCCGCTGA
- a CDS encoding CbtB domain-containing protein — protein sequence MTSPAQSPAVSDNLVIPKWAYAIALVALTVTWVVLQENGVALGHAAETVHEFFHDGRHALGVPCH from the coding sequence ATGACGAGCCCCGCTCAGTCCCCCGCAGTTTCCGACAATCTGGTCATCCCCAAATGGGCCTACGCCATCGCACTGGTCGCGTTGACCGTGACGTGGGTGGTCCTCCAGGAGAACGGCGTCGCGCTCGGCCACGCCGCCGAGACCGTGCACGAGTTCTTCCACGACGGGCGCCACGCACTCGGCGTCCCGTGTCACTAG
- a CDS encoding GNAT family N-acetyltransferase, whose amino-acid sequence MTDGGMTDGLVLRTARPADLDQIGALLTDRGEPADAIDHRLVVEDPDAGWEACAVVVDGDKVVSTATLLDETLVLNGLEIPAGQVELVATDRAYEGRGLVRALMAWAHERSAARGQLVNVMLGIPYFYRLFGYTYAIPISATRPVTSLPDGSGHNLREATADDIPAMARLQDAVQAPADLRMPHSPGLWRWLVARDGSTEWLVERNGVPVAAGRTTPPDEGVRLCEVAAVDEAAAHALLALTEATEVNERPGTVAGEALEPFLGPAPEDASSYYVRIGDPVALLEHLRPVFGRRLADGGFGDQEGEAVVSFYRSHVRLPFKAGEVGPVVSGGTMQAPGAAGGAGVAPDLLASLLFGPHGLKGLTAREPDVYPGPNADLMHTLFPPVRGDLMTFYIP is encoded by the coding sequence ATGACCGATGGCGGGATGACCGACGGGCTGGTGCTGCGGACCGCGCGACCGGCGGACCTGGACCAGATCGGCGCCCTGCTGACCGACCGGGGTGAACCGGCGGACGCGATCGACCACCGCCTGGTGGTCGAGGACCCGGACGCGGGCTGGGAGGCGTGCGCGGTCGTCGTGGACGGCGACAAGGTCGTGTCCACCGCGACCCTGCTGGACGAGACGCTGGTGTTGAACGGTCTGGAGATCCCCGCAGGCCAGGTCGAACTTGTGGCGACCGACCGTGCGTACGAGGGCCGTGGGCTGGTGCGCGCGTTGATGGCGTGGGCGCACGAACGGTCGGCCGCGCGCGGTCAGCTGGTGAACGTGATGCTCGGCATCCCCTATTTCTACCGCCTGTTCGGCTACACCTACGCGATCCCGATCTCGGCCACGCGGCCGGTGACGAGCCTGCCGGACGGCTCCGGCCACAACCTGCGTGAGGCGACGGCGGACGACATCCCGGCGATGGCCCGCCTCCAGGATGCCGTGCAGGCACCGGCCGACCTGCGGATGCCGCACTCCCCTGGCCTGTGGCGGTGGCTGGTGGCGCGGGACGGCAGCACGGAGTGGCTGGTCGAGCGGAACGGCGTGCCGGTGGCGGCCGGGCGAACCACCCCGCCGGACGAGGGCGTCCGGCTGTGCGAGGTGGCGGCCGTGGACGAAGCCGCCGCGCACGCGCTGCTCGCGTTGACGGAGGCCACCGAGGTGAACGAGCGGCCGGGCACGGTCGCGGGCGAGGCGCTGGAGCCGTTCCTGGGGCCCGCGCCGGAAGACGCGAGCTCCTACTACGTGCGGATCGGCGACCCGGTCGCGTTGCTGGAGCACCTGCGGCCGGTGTTCGGGCGGCGGTTGGCGGACGGTGGTTTCGGTGATCAGGAGGGCGAGGCGGTCGTCTCGTTCTACCGCTCGCACGTGCGGCTGCCGTTCAAGGCGGGTGAGGTCGGGCCGGTCGTGTCGGGCGGCACCATGCAGGCTCCAGGCGCGGCGGGAGGTGCGGGTGTGGCGCCGGACCTGCTGGCATCGCTGCTGTTCGGCCCGCACGGCCTCAAGGGCCTGACCGCGCGGGAACCGGACGTCTACCCCGGCCCGAACGCCGACTTGATGCACACCTTGTTCCCGCCGGTGCGCGGCGACCTGATGACGTTCTACATCCCTTGA
- a CDS encoding N-acetyltransferase, protein MPWLPADFAHPTHVPLDDGHHLRPIRESDVDIDYPAVMGSRERLWSLYGEQWGWPPAHMTHEQDRVDLARHEREQNAHESFNYALFNADETELLGCVYIDPAEDALISWWVVDEYVDTDLERALDAFVPKWIAEVWPFTSPRYGI, encoded by the coding sequence ATGCCGTGGCTTCCCGCTGACTTCGCCCACCCGACCCACGTCCCGCTCGACGACGGTCACCACCTGCGGCCCATCCGCGAGTCCGATGTGGACATCGACTACCCGGCCGTGATGGGCTCGCGGGAGCGGCTCTGGTCGCTGTACGGCGAGCAGTGGGGTTGGCCGCCCGCCCACATGACCCACGAGCAGGACCGCGTCGACCTCGCGCGGCACGAGCGTGAGCAGAACGCGCACGAGTCGTTCAACTACGCCCTGTTCAACGCGGACGAGACCGAGCTGCTGGGCTGCGTCTACATCGACCCCGCCGAGGACGCGCTGATCTCGTGGTGGGTCGTGGACGAGTACGTGGACACGGACCTGGAGCGCGCGCTGGACGCGTTCGTGCCGAAGTGGATCGCCG